In Enoplosus armatus isolate fEnoArm2 chromosome 2, fEnoArm2.hap1, whole genome shotgun sequence, one DNA window encodes the following:
- the LOC139299208 gene encoding zinc finger protein 79-like — MSSSEELKQRDTDSSRPHRCQKCQKSFSRICSLRRHEATHAAEKLYHCEQCGGSFSQLNTYKLHLQTHAEETPHCCDQCGRHFSNQSSYRKHLRDHTGPYQCDQCEKSFSQWGNFTVHQRVHTGEKPHHCEKCGKSFRCLSTFKNHTRTHTGEKPYCCDYCGKRFTQFSTYNQHLRIHTGEKPYRCEQCGKSFSRSSNYKQHQRVHTGEKSNWCDQCGKSFGRLGSYIRHLRVHTGEKPYWCDQCGKGFSQPGSYNQHLRIHTGEKPYWCPQCKKFFAWSLSLKKHRCVEIDEESSDFVLERK, encoded by the exons ATGAGTTCTTCAGAAGAG ttgaaacagagagacacagacagcagcagacctCACCGCTGTCAGAAGTGCCAGAAATCCTTCAGCCGGATTTGTAGTCTAAGAAGACACGAAGCCACTCACGCCGCAGAGAAACTGTACCACTGTGAACAATGTGGCGGCAGTTTCAGCCAACTCAATACGTACAAGCTACACCTGCAAACCCACGCTGAAGAGACACCGCACTGCTGCGACCAGTGCGGGAGGCATTTCAGCAACCAGAGTTCATACAGAAAACACCTGCGTGACCACACGGGGCCATACCAGTGTGACCAATGTGAGAAGAGTTTCAGTCAGTGGGGTAATTTCACAGTACACCAGCGTGTACACACTGGAGAGAAACCACACCACTGTGAGAAATGTGGGAAAAGTTTCCGTTGCTTAAGCACGTTCAAGAACCACACGCGGACCCACACCGGAGAGAAACCTTATTGCTGTGACTATTGTGGGAAGCGATTCACTCAGTTTAGTACTTACAACCAACACCTGCGTATCCACACCGGCGAGAAGCCATATCGGTGTGAACAGTGTGGGAAGAGTTTCAGCCGCTCGAGTAATTACAAGCAGCACCAGCGTGTCCACACCGGAGAGAAATCGAACTGGTGTGACCAATGCGGGAAAAGCTTCGGTCGGCTAGGAAGCTACATCCGACACCTACGGGTCCACACTGGTGAGAAGCCATACTGGTGTGACCAGTGTGGTAAAGGCTTCAGCCAGCCAGGGAGTTACAACCAACACCTGCGCATCCACACCGGAGAGAAACCGTACTGGTGTCCACAGTGTAAGAAATTCTTCGCGTGGTCTCTGTCCCTGAAGAAGCATCGCTGTGTCGAAATAGATGAGGAGAGCTCCGATTTTGTGttggagagaaagtga
- the asb5b gene encoding ankyrin repeat and SOCS box protein 5b, whose translation MPEVPSGAPEMSRKRGAEPGGPLPEHVPERKKACWGILTSQGSWADRSPLHEAASQGRLLALRTLLAQGYRANIVTIDHVTPLHEACLSGHVACVRALINAGANVNAATIDGVTPLYNCCASGSVGCMELLLQSGAHTHTPHTHFPSALHEACKRGNSQCVESLLSHGADPDYGVSHLGSPLYMSCLHRHTACSKTLLHGGANVNVGRGGDSPLHAAVRQSDSADLVSVLLDYGADVNIRDGNNQRPVELAPPGGKTQQLLLTFEVSPRSLCQLCRLQIRNLIGRSGLKLIPLLPLPSLLTHYLEHT comes from the exons ATGCCAGAGGTACCGTCCGGAGCTCCGGAGATGTCCCGGAAAAGAGGCGCTGAGCCCGGCGGACCGCTACCCGAGCACGTCCCGGAGAGGAAGAAGGCCTGCTGGGGCATTCTGACCAGCCAAG ggTCCTGGGCAGATCGCTCCCCTCTCCATGAAGCAGCTTCTCAGGGTCGACTGCTTGCCCTGCGCACTCTGCTGGCCCAG GGATATCGCGCCAACATTGTCACCATCGACCACGTGACCCCTCTCCATGAGGCCTGCCTGTCAGGACACGTCGCCTGTGTCAGAGCATTGATAAATGCTGGAGCTAAT gTGAATGCCGCTACCATCGATGGCGTCACTCCTCTGTACAACTGTTGCGCCTCTGGGAGTGTCGGTTgcatggagctgctgctgcagagcggagcgcacacacacacgccacacacacacttcccctcAGCCCTGCACGAGGCCTGCAAGAGAG gcaaTAGCCAGTGTGTTGAGTCCCTGCTGTCTCATGGAGCAGATCCAGACTATGGAGTGTCCCACCTGGGCTCTCCTCTGTACATGAGCTGTCTACACCGACACACAGCCTGCTCAAAGACTCTGCTGCACGGAG GAGCCAATGTTAATGTGGGCAGAGGAGGTGACAGTCCTCTGCATGCAGCTGTCAGACAGTCGGACAGTGCTGATCTGGTGTCAGTGTTATTGGACTATGGAGCTGATGTCAACATCAGGGACGGTAACAATCAGCGACCTGTTGAGCTAGCGCCTCCTGGTGGAAAAACGCAACAGCTGCTACTGACATTTGAAG tttCTCCGAGGAGCCTCTGCCAGTTGTGTCGTCTCCAAATCAGGAATCTGATTGGCCGGTCTGGACTGAAGCTGatccccctccttcctctcccttccctGCTCACTCACTATCTGGAGCACACGTAG
- the galnt7 gene encoding N-acetylgalactosaminyltransferase 7, translating to MRLKVGFILRSLLVIGTFLGLVVLWSSLSPKPNDENPFGKREDSLLPKGEPADQFKPVVPWPHVEGVEVDLNSIRLKHGGANHPQNPDQPNQKQVIQQQYVTFRPDTHAYNSPVLKKGILGNFEPKEPEPPGVPGGPGEGAKPFILGLEYKDAVQASIKEFGFNMVASDMISLDRTISDIRHEECKYWHYDDRLLTSSVVIVFHNEGWSTLMRTIHSVIKRTPRRYLAEIVMIDDFSNKVHLKERLEEYIKQWNGLVKLFRNEKREGLIQARSIGAKKANKGQVLIYLDAHCEVGINWYAPLVAPISKDRTVCTVPLIDSIHGQRFTVEPQGGGDENGFARGAWDWSMLWKRVPLGDREKNLRKTETEPYRSPAMAGGLFAIERDFFFELGLYDPGLQIWGGENFEISYKIWQCGGQLLFVPCSRVGHIYRLQGWQGNPPPAHVGSSPTLKNYVRVVEVWWDEYKDYFYASRPETLTLAYGDISELKRFREEHRCKSFKWFMEEIAYDIPLHYPLPPKNVEWGEIRGFETSYCIDSMGHTNGGNVEIGPCHRMGGNQLFRINEANQLMQYDQCLTRGGDNSAVIITHCDQNQNTEWKYFKDLHRFTHVPTGKCLDRSDLLHKVFISDCDTSKTTQKWEMNNIVAV from the exons ATGAGGCTGAAAGTAGGATTTATTCTACGGAGTTTGCTTGTCATTGGGACGTTTCTTGGCTTGGTGGTGCTCTGGTCTTCCCTGTCGCCGAAACCCAACGATGAAAACCCTTTTGGGAAACGG GAAGACAGTTTGCTGCCCAAAGGAGAGCCAGCAGATCAGTTTAAGCCTGTGGTGCCCTGGCCTCatgtggagggggtggaggtCGACCTCAACTCCATCAGACTCAAACACG GAGGGGCAAACCATCCCCAGAACCCCGACCAGCCCAACCAGAAGCAGGTAATCCAGCAGCAGTATGTGACATTCAGACCCGACACGCATGCCTACAACAGCCCCGTACTGAAGAAAGGTATCCTGGGCAACTTTGAGCCCAAGGAACCTGAGCCTCCGGGGGTCCCTGGCGGTCCTGGTGAGGGAGCCAAGCCTTTTATCCTGGGCCTGGAGTACAAAGACGCCGTCCAGGCTTCCATCAAAGAGTTTGGCTTCAACATGGTGGCTAGCGACATGATCTCACTGGACAGAACCATCAGTGATATACGCCATGAAGA GTGCAAATACTGGCACTACGATGATCGACTGCTGACCTCCAGCGTGGTGATAGTCTTCCATAACGAAGGCTGGTCTACACTGATGAGAACCATCCACAGCGTCATCAAGAGGACTCCCAGGAGATACCTGGCTGAGATAGTCATGATCGACGACTTCAGCAACAAAg tccaTCTGAAGGAGCGTCTGGAGGAGTACATAAAGCAATGGAACGGCCTTGTAAAACTCTTcagaaatgagaagagagaaggactGATCCAGGCCAGAAGTATAGGAGCCAAGAAGGCCAATAAAGGACAG GTGCTGATCTACCTGGATGCTCATTGCGAGGTTGGAATCAACTGGTATGCTCCTCTGGTTGCTCCTATTTCAaaagacag AACGGTGTGTACGGTGCCTCTGATCGACTCCATCCACGGCCAGAGGTTCACCGTGGAGCCCCAGGGCGGAGGAGACGAGAACGGGTTCGCTAGAGGAGCCTGGGATTGGAGCATGCTCTGGAAGAGGGTTCCtctgggagacagagaaaaaaacctCCGAAAAACTGAGACTGAGCCATATAG GTCTCCAGCCATGGCGGGTGGCCTCTTTGCTATAGAGAGAGACTTCTTCTTTGAGCTGGGTCTGTATGACCCGGGACTGCAGATATGGGGAGGAGAGAATTTTGAAATATCCTACAAG atcTGGCAGTGTGGCGGCCAGCTGCTCTTCGTGCCGTGCTCCCGTGTCGGCCATATCTACAGGCTTCAGGGATGGCAAGGCAACCCTCCACCTGCGCACGTTGGGTCGTCGCCCACTCTGAAG aacTATGTTCGTGTGGTGGAGGTATGGTGGGATGAATATAAGGACTACTTCTACGCCAGTCGTCCTGAAACTCTCACTCTAGCCTACGGAGACATCAGTGAGCTTAAACGCTTCAG GGAGGAACATCGATGCAAGAGCTTCAAGTGGTTCATGGAGGAAATAGCCTATGACATTCCACTGCACTACCCTCTGCCTCCTAAAAATGTAGAATGGGGGGAG aTTCGGGGCTTTGAGACCAGTTACTGTATTGACAGTATGGGACACACCAATGGAGGCAATGTGGAAATAGGGCCGTGCCACAGGATGGGGGGCAACCAG tTGTTCCGTATCAATGAAGCCAACCAGTTGATGCAGTATGACCAGTGCCTGACCAGAGGGGGTGATAATTCAGCTGTCATCATCACACACTGTGATCAGAACCAGAACACTGAATGGAAGTACTTtaag GATCTCCATCGGTTCACTCATGTGCCAACAG GGAAATGTCTGGACCGCTCCGACCTGCTCCACAAAGTGTTCATATCAGACTGTGACACCAGTAAAACCACTCAGAAATGGGAGATGAACAACATCGTGGCTGTATGA
- the ndufs8a gene encoding LOW QUALITY PROTEIN: NADH:ubiquinone oxidoreductase core subunit S8a (The sequence of the model RefSeq protein was modified relative to this genomic sequence to represent the inferred CDS: deleted 1 base in 1 codon), with amino-acid sequence MTLSRCVTSCSRRVPSTSRPLFWLRRPNSIFRFEDVMAATLRLLYSVSRPGTFVASQNLVRSFSVSTQREGFKYVNAQEIQTDMKSITDRAAQTLLWTELFRGLGMTMSYLFREPATINYPFEKGPLSPRFRGEHALRRYPSGEERCIACKLCEAICPAQAITIEAETRADGSRRTTRYDIDMTKCIYCGFCQEACPVDAIVEGPNFEFSTETHEELLYNKEKLLNNGDKWEAEIAANIQADYLYR; translated from the exons ATGACGTTATCACGTTGTGTGACTTCCTGTTCACGTAGGGTCCCTTCCACAAGTCGTCCGCTGTTCTGGTTAAGAAGGCCAAATAGC ATATTTCG CTTTGAAGACGTGATGGCTGCAACATTGCGTTTACTTTACTCCGTGTCAAGGCCAG GCACTTTTGTGGCCAGCCAGAATCTCGTGAGGTCCTTCAGTGTGTCCACACAAAGGGAAGGGTTCA aataCGTGAATGCCCAGGAGATCCAGACAGACATGAAGTCCATCACAGACCGAGCTGCTCAGACGCTGCTGTGGACAGAACTCTTCAGAG GTCTGGGCATGACAATGAGCTACCTGTTCAGAGAGCCCGCCACCATCAACTACCCGTTTGAGAAGGGGCCGCTGTCGCCTCGCTTCAGAGGAGAACACGCCCTGCGCAG GTATCCTTCAGGAGAGGAGCGCTGCATTGCCTGCAAGCTGTGTGAGGCCATTTGCCCTGCCCAG gccATCACCATTGAGGCAGAGACCCGTGCCGACGGCAGCAGGAGGACGACTCGCTACGACATCGACATGACCAAGTGCATCTACTGCGGCTTCTGTCAGGAGGCGTGTCCTGTGGATGCCATTGTAGAG GGTCCTAACTTTGAGTTTTCCACCGAAACCCATGAAGAACTGCTCTACAACAAGGAGAAGCTCCTCAACAACGGAGACAAGTGGGAAGCAGAGATAGCTGCCAACATACAAGCTGATTACCTCTACCGatag